The DNA segment TTGTGTTTGAAAAAGCTGTTTACTGTATGCTGGTTTTTAAATTCCATTATTTTGCATAGCTGGGACTGGACACAGCTGAGGTTGCACTCGCGCTGAGAACTGGGGCGTTTGCTACCACGCACAGGAGACTTGGCTTGGCAAATTCTGTTTGCTTGAGAATCTCCAGATCTGCTCTCAAGGTTATtcaaaattacaaagaaaacagaagatactGATTTTTCTACCAGACAAAACAAGCTATTTCAGAGCGAATTAGTCATCAGAAAGCTCTGTTCTAATTCTGCCGCTTCTTGTTTTAACTCCCACCCTTGCCGAGACATAGAGATGTTGCATGCCGGTGCCTGGTGCAGCATCCCGGCTGTGGTGGCatcctcccagggctgctgcaacAAGGGGAGAGCCGGGGGTACAGCCGGGGGTGCACAGGCCCTTACCTGCAGGTGTAACGCTCCTTGCCCTTGCGCAGGATGGGGTCGGACAGCGTGGGCGGCGGAGATCGGAAGTTGAAGGGGTGATGtggaaggggctgcagggaagcGCCGCTGTCTGCCTTCATGGCTGCAAAACTCTCCAGTTTCTCTGTCATTGTTTCTATGGCTGACATCTACAAGTACAAGGCAAGATCTCACGTCATAAAAATCCACAGGAAGAACAGTATCTGATGCATAAAAACATGTCTTTTACCCCTGGTGTGTTGGTCAAAGCCCGTTGCTGATGTTTGCACTTACTGTCAGAAGCTAGCTGCTCCGTGTGAAATGGAGCCACCAAATCCAGCCgggaaagacagaaatagcGTGTCAGGCTCAGAGAAACCATAAAAGATACAACTGGCAAAGCCGTGCAGGAAGCATCATAGCTCAGAAACGGGGCACTTGTTCACCTCCTGCAATGTGCACGGGCTTACTTTCAGCATTCCAGATTAAAAATTATCTCAGAATACTGGCTTCCCTTTTCCCAGGGATGACACTGAAATCAGGCACCGTGGTCAACTGCTGGATGTAAAACTCACCGCCCAAACCCCCCCTCtcaaacaaagaacaaaagtcCTGGATCACGAGGAGGTTTGGGCTCTCCTCCGGCACCCACTACCTTGGCACAGGCACGGAGGGACGGGACATGAAgctgcgggcagggcaggcagcccagTCCTGCTTGGAGAAGGCAGGGAAGTTTGGGGCAGAAGAATCCTGGCTGGAGTGGGAGGGAGCCCAGGGGGATGCGTGACCGTGGATCAGGGAGCTGGGacagaggagaggctggaggggtaaggagggagcagctggggaagaggaggagttAAGCTCAGATGCAGGATGGAAGGGGTGCACAGAGAGTTTGCTGGGTGAAGAGGCcaacattttaattatatgGAAGAAAGGTTCAGAAGCCAGTAAAGGTGATGGAAGGATGGGTGGGAGATGGCTGGGCTTCCTGGAGCGAAAGGGAATTCCAGCCAAAATGCTCTGTGTCAGCTGTGGCTGGATGAGTTACGGTCAGGAGGACCACAAGCTCCACGCtgagcgggcggggggcggcaggcACTGAACAAAACCTTTCTGGGTGCCTTTATCGGCTTTGGTTTGCACGAGACTGCAATGGCCATGTTCTCACATAAACACTGGATTAAATGCCACACCAGAAAGAGGGACAAAGGGAAAAACCTGGAGAtacaggggaaggggaaagaaaaaaaaaaaaaaagcataaaaatccTACCTAAAGAAAACCACTTTTACTTTCATTAGAGCAAAGCAGGAAATCCAAATCCAAGAGAGAAATGCAACTTCGAGGACTACGCTGACATCTCCAACATTCAATTTTATGCACTCTTGAGAGCACTTTTAAGATACCAAGCAGAAAACACGGATAAAACAAACAAGGCAGCAATAAAGCTGCCTCCTCGCTGCAGATGACATCATCGGGAACGAAGGGAGCATTGGGGGGAGTGGGAGCCTGAATGGAGAGGCAGCCCGAGCGCTGGGGCGACAGCGAGCGAGCGGAAGGCGGTAGGAAGCCATATATCAAAACTAGATGCTCTATTGTACAGGAAGGGCTGACCTTTTGCACGTTTACACTTTATTAAACTGGgctcgggggcgggggggaagagAGCCAAGatattgtttaaaatgtatgactataaaaaaaagttgtcttaATCACCAAAGAATACATTGTGGAAGGCTGACAACCATTCATAAGCTGTAAAAAAGAGGAGTAGTAAAACCCATTTCCCAATAATAGATCCACAGCCCCTTAGTTGGAGGCTCCCAGCCCATGATAAATAGTAAGTAATACTTAGCGCCAGCCACTTGAAAAGGTTACTTGATCATTTACAGCAAaagctctgccccagctgccagTCATGTAACAAAACCATCATGTTAAAATGCTATCCGGATCTTTCAGAGCTATGCCACTCAGCCCTTTGCTGGAGTACCTGGAGATATCTTTTGTTGTGCCCTGTTCTTTAGGCACTTAGTCAGAGATGTTTGCTGGCTTGATAGCCGTaggcttattttaaaattctaaacaCCGGCCATAGTGGTAAAGGCACTTTGCTATTTAGGGAACAACTGCCTGgttataataaaaaagaaggggagaagaaaagaaacttaaCAGGTGAGAAAAGGTTTTCCATTGAGTTATCAAAAAGTTACACCATTTGTTAATGTTGTCCagagtttcatttaaaatagatgaTATAGGAATAACTCCCATCAGAGCAGAGAAACTACTGTTGACGACTGgctcagaaataaaagttgCCTGCAATTAAGTTTGAGAGAGAAAGCATCTTCCGAATGCTCAGTCATATCACATCTTTTGGCTTCATCACATCCCACCCAGGGCCCTCAGGAGAGCCGCAGAACTgttcacagaagaaaaggctgagacCAGACTTGTGTTTAGTGTGAAAGAAACACACGTGGAGCATGCCTCTGGCTGAGCCGGCATGTGAACGCTGGTCCAAATGAGGACGGCAGAAGCAGGAGGCCCTGAAAATACGATTTCTTAGGAAAAGATCCACAATAACAGCTGGGCATCTGGTAGTACAAGTCTCACATGCTCCTGAACAAATGACCCGTCTTCGTTCACCGTATTTGAAATACCTGACCGATTTCATAGCACGGGAACAGCAACTCGCTAGACCAAGTGATCTTTACACAGCGACCCgctttattaaaaaacagttACCAGGAAGTTTCGGGCTTGAGTGATTGTAAATTTTAGGCTATTCTGTGTGATAAGCTATTAGAGATAACCAGACCTTCCACATCTTTTCATTGCCATGGGAAGAGGACGTGGTCAGGATTTCAGGAACAATGTTAATAAGCTTCCACCCAATGCTTGCTCCTACTCGGGGTCTGTACGTTTCTCATCATCTTGTTGGGTTGCTTTGCCACACTAGCTCCTCCCTGCTATCAGATTCTTTACAGGCAGATATCCCTACTATTCTAACTCACACAAACACAGGATGTTCCTGGCCAGCCTGTCACATTATCCAGCCTGTATGAAGGAAAAATCAGGGGAAGTTATTAACCAAACTCTGAGGCTGATGCGAAACAATGAGGGAACTAAGTTTAGCTGTGAAAGCAACCAGGACCCAGCTTTCACAAACCTGCAAGTTATTTATCTAAGGTGGGAAACATTATCAGAGGAGAACAATGCATGTGAATATAAAGGAGAGTACAATAAGGACCACATtgctcagctcccagcatgcGCTCgcagcaggagatggaggaTAGCTGGCGACCATCGCACGGGAGAGGATGTCGGGCAGCGTGTGGCAGGACTCGCTGCGTGATCCTTCTGGAGCAGGGAATCCTAAGGGCAAAGAGTAATATCGCTGCTCGGAGAGTTCGTCTGTTGCTCATAAGGGGTTTTGGAAACTGGGGTTGGTTCCCATGAACAGTCTTGGTTGCACTGGACTTAGTTGCGCCTTTCAAATGCCCTGGGGTAAAAGCCTGGTCCGGCTGCTCTGTGGGCTGATGGGCTGGCATTCCCAGCCCAGCAAAATGGGAAAGCTGTCCTGCAGCATTTCCCATCGCTCTGCAGTGACTCAGACCTGAAGGAGATGCAGAGGGAGCAAATATCCGTGAGTTGTCAGAGGAACAGAGCCTaaagcagctgggcaggaaGGAGAACACAAGTTCTCCGTCAGGTGTCCCGTCACCTTTTGGAGCAGGCAGAACTGAACCCCCAttctcccctgccctgcaaTTTCACACCTTCTAGATGACATAAGGGACCCTCAGACAGGTATAAAATGCTACTGCTCGGATGCCAGACGGTCCCCCACTTTGCACTGCTGCGGGTAACTGCACCAGGTGTTCCCAATGGAAAAATTCCGTAGGCACTCTGGCACGGGCAAGGGGAATTTGGCGACCATATGCACTGTCCAGACCTCACCCCTGTTTTGCtaatgcaaaagaaacagcaaggCACAACTACCAGCATCCTCAAACCAGGTATGACATTAAAAGTATCTGAAAGTAACTGGCAGAAAGTAGTGGAGCTTCCAGTTGGGCTCTTGGGTGAGAAAGAGTCTGATCCAAGCGACCTGTCCGTACCAGCCCCACCTCAAACTTCTTGTCATTCAACCAACACCGCATACGAACGTCACTGCTTTTACCTGGGGGTGAAAAAGCAGCGGGGAGGGTCGCAGGTACTTCTCCTTTAGGGCACCCACAGGGTCTGTCACCTTCCGCTTCTCCACCCTGCTGGACAACAACACAGAGGGTTACATACCTTACAGGGCTACAGGCAGCAAAGACAGAGCCAAAACATTTGCCGAGGTGTTTCAGTTCTTGCTGTTCTCCTCCTGACACAAAcatccttcttccccttctacTGGATACTACAAATTATGACCCGCAAGTTACCCCACTAAAGGCACTGGATCCCCTCCTTTGGGTGCTATTTTTTTAGCCGTCAGCAGACTGACGACTAAGAAATTGTTTTGATCTTTCTATGTGAGAGCTAATGCCTCTGCTGTAGTGGTTTATAAGCCTCTGCTGTGGTGAAACATCATGAAAAAACctacatttacagaaaaagcagcatttaagtGGGAGAAGCTCTAGAGTCCACAGCAGGCAGCcactgcatggaaaaaaattgtcttcaaGAGTTTACCTTAAGAGTTAACACGGGGCCAGACTTTGCAGCCCCAAGTGTGCTGAAATCACTAGgtgtttcatatttatttcctcCCTTGCAGCTGAGATATAATTTGCATTGAGTTTCTTTGGCAAGCATATACGgacaacaatttaaaaagttaGGAACTGGTGGGAGATTTCTGAAGTGACTTAGGAACCCGAGTTCCTCTGATGTCGCTCTGGTCCATTCGAACATCCCATGCTTAAGCACCTTGCTATGGAGGAACGATCTATAGTTAGGCTCCTGGGTTTGAAAACAATTGGCTTCACTTTCACCAAATATTCTACTTGCAGGGAAAACGTGGTATGGAACCACCAAAAGGAGAAACCTAAATGTcctctgtgggaaaaaaaaagtgttacgAAAAAACTCAAATAAATGCAGCTGCATCTTTAAATTACTGGAATAGAGTCCATCTCAGCTAAACTAGCAGAAATCCAATAGTAAGTAATTTTAACTACATTAGTCCAGCATAAATGAgagcaaattattttgctgcatttcagctgaTTGGTGTGTGGATCAAATTACCGAAGAGTTTAAAAGAAGAGTCATGCAGCGTGCTATTTAGCGAACTGTACTTaatctgcatttcatttttcttgggtAGAAGAAAAGAGTAGAGCTGGGTTTGAAATGCAGTCAGAATCGCTGCGCCTTGGAAGGTGCGTGTTTTTACGGGCACGAGTTTTTAGAAAAGCGACAATCTGTAAAACAACACGTCAAAAGTCGCTGGCAGACGGTGAAAGAGCCCAGCACCGCCAGCGCCAGCCCGACCCGCGAAGCATCGCTCTCGGTGACGCGGCGTGGCCGGCCCCGGTGCCCCAGGGAATGTCCCCTGGCCCTGGTGGCCCCACAGGCAGCCCCACCGGCATCAGAAACGTAAGACCTCAGCAAAGTGACGGAGTTTCAAGCAGCTTTCCCATCTCCCGGTGCCGGGTAACGAGAACACAACCAACGTACAAACTTCCTCGTCAGAGCTGAATTCTGCGGCGAGCAGAGGATTAAGCTGATCTTTTCAGCCCAGTGCCTGAGAATGTTACCTTAACAAGGCTGAGCTAAAAACTGCATTGATTTCAGGCTGTCTGGCTGCATTAAATTATATCACCAGGAGAAAATGTCAAGGATTTAAGTGGCctttgggagaaaaatgaaggagCCAAATGATGTGAGAGAGTCTGATAAAGAGaagtttagaaacaaaatatttccatattttttaagCTGGGACTTGGAAGCTCTGCTGTTTAGCTCATTACATCAGAAGTCTGATTCGCAAGCAACTCCACCGCTGactttctattttaatatattactAAAACTATATGCATCCCATGGAATGCAACAAACGATGCCCCCATCCTTCACTTCCATCTGCCTTCGGGACCTTTACGGTTTTCCCGAGGCTGCTATTTTAATTGGCAACGGCTTTTTCAACCCATGTTATTTTAACATTCCTACTGAGAATGCCCAGAGGTGGCAGGATCCTAAGCTAACTCGaagcttttgcctttctctcccatttatttattttttttccagaagtactttttacaaaaataaatgccgGACTATTTACATCATTACTTATTTTTCCAGGAGGAGATGACCATGGTGGGTTGCAGACAGAATACATTACATATCCCGGGTTGTGATGCAGCCGTTTCCATCACAGATGGTAAGCATGCAAGCAAGCAACACAGCATCAACCCCGAGAGTGCTGGCAAAGCGAGAGACGCTTTCTTAATAGCGAGCAACGAGGGCTCACTAATCCTCATCTCAGCTGACAGTTCTTTGGCCTGGCTAGACATTGACATCATTTTTTCCCACAGTTATCAACTGTACAATAGCGGCAAGGCAGTGACATAGGTGCTGTTCTCCTGGCCCGCTTTGCCAGCCGGCGGCGAAGGCCACGCCACCCCGTTGTTGTTCGCAGCCCTTTGAACGCTCAAGGAACCATCCCGGCGCTGACATAATCGCTCTGTGGTGACTAGGAGTCCTTCCAGCGCTAAGGAAACACCAGCTTCTGCAGCACATCCATTAACTTCCAGCAGGCTGGGTTAGCACTAGGCTCCCCACACAACCCTGCGGCACATCTCACCGCTCGCATCTCACGCCACTCACACAAGCACAGGCCACCCGCTGCCAGGAACCGGCTGTTTAATTAGCAACGGGGCCCAGGAGCCCTTGGGGCCGAACCCATGTACCGAAATGGGTGTTATGAAGCATCCTGTCCTATGGGAGAACAAACTGCCATGTTAACGACTACATCAGACTGGTTCAGGACACCTCTTTCCACTGGATTTTGCTAAAAACAAACACGGACATTGCTGAAAACAAGCACAGACTTTGCTAAAAACAAGCACGGACTTTGCTAAAAAATAAGCATGGACTTTGCTAAAAACAAGCACAGACTTTGCTAAAAACAAGCACAGACTTTGCTAAAAAACAAGCAAACGGTATTTGCTAAAAACAAGCGCACACTTTGCTAAAAACAAGCAAACGGTATTCGCTATGCAACAAACAGCTCTCACCCCCAGCAGGACAATAACAAGGGTAGTGCCAGTGCCTGGATGGGGAATAGACAAACTTACTGATGCCCTCACCATAAAGCTTAAAATAACCTTCCTTTACAAGCAGGTGTTATACAAAGCTCTAAAATGACAAAAGACTTAAGTCTTCCCTTTGCATCTTCTTTGGAACTCATGCCTTCTGGAAGTTTAACTGGTGTTTAGCTAACTCCATCCCGTCTGCTTTACACATGCCTTTCGTGTCCGGCTTATTCTAGGCATGACATAACACACTGGGCCTTCCCCAAAACCCCGCCGTTTCAAGTGAAACTACAAAACCCTTGTTATCTTCTAAGAGATATTAAGCCTGCAAGAAACATGTCTGGGAGAGATCCAGATAACCACACGCCACCGTGTACTGACACACGACTTGTTACTCCAGACCTACAAATGTTTCAAAGGTCTGGGTCCACCGCAGCAGCTCCTATGAACTGAAAATCTCTAAGAAAAGGAATTGGAAAGAAGAAGTGGAAAGGGGGGATGGGTAGAAAGGTGAAGTGGCTCACAAAAGGCCATCAAGTAAGTCAGTGGGAGAGCTGCATTTCCAGGCTCCCAGGGCTCCTGACTCATTCCCAAGCCATGAGAGCCTGGGCTCCGAGGCATCTGAACTCTGCATTCTTATCGAATCAAACCTCTGGAATTTCCCCAGCAGAAGTGCCATCTTAGCGTTGGCTCGTGGGAGAGTCCTTAAATAGGTCAAGTTTCTTCTTTATCAAAATAAGGATGTGTACTTTATACATATTGATTATGAGTGCCCCTTTCAATTATTCAGCCCTTTCAATCCAGAAAATTCAACGTGCTGTGACAAAGGACAGAGAATTACAACCAACTGCAGCAGAGTGTCGCTGCCCTCTTTAAACAACCTACATCCCAACCTGCCTCCAGTTGCCACGTCAGCTAGAAAATTAGCTCGTTAGAGGAAATGCTTAAGGCAGGGTATGTTAATACCTGTATATGGGGTCCATGAAAAAGGGTGATGGCTTAGCATAGTGCAGGGATGGCTGCTGAGGCAGTTGAGACTGGGAAATCTTGGGTAAGACTTCACTTGCCATTAGCTTCCTCTCCCCATAAATGTGGTTTTTCCGTGGCTCTCTCCCTCCGTTCTGACTGGCTCGGATGCGGTTGCCAATGCTCAGGTCCAGCGGCTGTTCTTCCCCTGAAGACGGGGCTGGCAGGACCTTAGGTGGCGGCAAGATTGGCTTCATCTCTTTTGGCTTTGTGGTGAGATCGAAGGGTGACTCCGAGCTGGTGCTGCCTACTTTGTGGAGGTCCCTGGGTGACTTTGGTTCTGCCTTGACCAGCAAGTTGTGATTGAGGGTCCGCTCCGTGAAAGGGTAGAGTGAATGGGGGAAATTGGGGAGGAACTGAAAAGGGAACATGGAATGATAGGGGAGCGAACccatctttttctcctgcatccCCATAAAGCCAGGCCCAAAATACTTCTCTGCAATGGAGGCAATAGCTTTAATGGAGTCATTGGCTGCTCCCGTGGTAGGCAGCAGGTGCTCTTcagggggggggaaagaaggaatGCTGAGAATAGAAGAGAGGGATCTCACTTGTGTTGTTGGTGGAGCTTGcagacacagagctgctgacaAAATCTGGCTTGCTCTCCatttgtttgctcttttctttcgTTTTGTCCCTGTCACTCTCTGCGTCACTGTCCAGGTCAGAGCCGGTGCCGGTAGTGGTGTCCAGATCTGTGCCTGTGGTTGTATTGACGTCCTCAAAGTCACTGCCGTCGGACATGTCACTGTTCCTGGCTTTTAGCTTCTCCAGGTAGGAGTTTTCCAGGCTGCTCTCACATTTCTCCTCCCCTGAGGTGGGCTGGTTGCTGTTGCTCACTGCAGAGATCAGAGGAAGCGCTGGGTTCCCAAGGGGGCTTGGGAGCTTTGCGTCGGGAGTGTGGTTGAGGGGGCTTTTGAGCAGTTGCGTGGGTGGTAACAAGGGGGGCCTGGGGTATAGAGATGGTGGGAAAATCCCTGGGAATCCTGGAGTGAGGGCAGGAAACGCTGGGGGGGCAGGTGAGAACGGAAGCCCCCCCGGGTGCGGGCGGGATGGAAAATAATCATTAAATCCCAGGCTGGTGTGATTGAGGTTGGGAGAGGGCTTGGATTTGTCCATCATGGAAGTGGGCGTTAGGGGGAGGCCAGGGGCAAAAATCCCCCCCGGGTTGTAATGGTTCTTGCCCTCGCAGAAGCGCCGGTGCTTGTTGAGGGAGGAGGTAGTGCTGAACATCTGGCCGCAGTCCTTGCACTTGATCTGGGTGCGACAGTCCGCATGCATCCGCTTGTGACGGCAGAGGTTGGAGAACTGCGTGTAGGATTTGTGACAGACCTCACCTAAAGCATCAACAGAAACCAACAACAAAAGCGATATGAAATTAACAGCAAATGGCAGGGAGCTCAGCGGGCGCTTCAGCAGCGTCCCCCACCCGTACCCCTGAAATGTCCCTTCCCCCAAGGGCGAGGAGGTAAATGGCAGCCAGAGCCTGGACCCCTGGAAACTCGC comes from the Falco rusticolus isolate bFalRus1 chromosome 3, bFalRus1.pri, whole genome shotgun sequence genome and includes:
- the PRDM16 gene encoding LOW QUALITY PROTEIN: histone-lysine N-methyltransferase PRDM16 (The sequence of the model RefSeq protein was modified relative to this genomic sequence to represent the inferred CDS: deleted 1 base in 1 codon) encodes the protein MVLGNGWKSGTDEAGLDEANVDEAGAAEAGLDEATVGEAGLDKASIADDLGNDKFCIDAGQSGAGNWLKYIRVACSCDGQNLAVCHVNDQIYYKVIKEIEPGEELLVYLKEGGYSLGNMAPSMEEEHTFRCEDCDELFQSKLDLRRHKKYACNAVSSLYETLNDEIKQEGLGDGQVYECKDCERMFPNKYSLEQHMVIHTEEREYKCDQCPKAFNWKSNLIRHQMSHDSGKRFECENCVKVFTDPSNLQRHIRSQHVGARAHACPDCGKTFATSSGLKQHKHIHSTVKPFICEVCHKSYTQFSNLCRHKRMHADCRTQIKCKDCGQMFSTTSSLNKHRRFCEGKNHYNPGGIFAPGLPLTPTSMMDKSKPSPNLNHTSLGFNDYFPSRPHPGGLPFSPAPPAFPALTPGFPGIFPPSLYPRPPLLPPTQLLKSPLNHTPDAKLPSPLGNPALPLISAVSNSNQPTSGEEKCESSLENSYLEKLKARNSDMSDGSDFEDVNTTTGTDLDTTTGTGSDLDSDAESDRDKTKEKSKQMESKPDFVSSSVSASSTNNTSEIPLFYSQHSFFPPPEEHLLPTTGAANDSIKAIASIAEKYFGPGFMGMQEKKMGSLPYHSMFPFQFLPNFPHSLYPFTERTLNHNLLVKAEPKSPRDLHKVGSTSSESPFDLTTKPKEMKPILPPPKVLPAPSSGEEQPLDLSIGNRIRASQNGGREPRKNHIYGERKLMASEVLPKISQSQLPQQPSLHYAKPSPFFMDPIYSRVEKRKVTDPVGALKEKYLRPSPLLFHPQMSAIETMTEKLESFAAMKADSGASLQPLPHHPFNFRSPPPTLSDPILRKGKERYTCRYCGKIFPRSANLTRHLRTHTGEQPYRCKYCDRSFSISSNLQRHVRNIHNKEKPFKCHLCNRCFGQQTNLDRHLKKHEHENVPVSQHSGVITNHLGTSASSPNSESDNHALLDEKEDSYFSEIRNFIANSEMNQASTLADKRPEIQDIDGNSQCHGLANEKTEDVDDEDEELEEEDDDSLTGKSQDETVSPTAEPRGAFEDEEDEEPTSLTMSFDHTRRLMQ